The Desulfatiglans anilini DSM 4660 genome window below encodes:
- a CDS encoding sigma-54-dependent transcriptional regulator yields MKILIVDDDPAQRELLQGFLENQGYSTLSAPDGQEALRLFEREPIHLVLLDHRMPGLSGDAILERLKGMNPKVRVIMITAFGDIDTAVSVMKLGASDFLEKPVDLSVLLKMIQQIEQAVNVEEDVAQVKEALADGPLPLNIIGESRAIKDVLSLARRMAGSPWPILVCGETGTGKQLAAQLIHLLSHRGDGPFVVVNCAAIPETLFESELFGHLKGAFTGASHTRRGRFELADGGTLMLDEIGEIPISLQPKLLRAIQEGRINPVGSEEERDVNVRLISATNRNLRKMVDDGSFREDLFYRIRVLEIEIPPLRHRREDIPPLLEFFLKRYGSPSLRLSPEAEDTLIKYPFPGNVRELEHVVQRTVTLARSPVITPADLPDEIRHFQATTQGTLEERLEAVEREMILSALEKNGWVQTRAADQLGISERVLRYKMHKAEIRKPGS; encoded by the coding sequence ATCGTAGACGACGACCCGGCGCAGCGGGAACTGCTGCAAGGATTTCTGGAAAACCAGGGCTACTCGACACTCTCAGCCCCTGACGGTCAGGAGGCCCTCCGCCTCTTTGAACGGGAACCGATCCACCTGGTCCTTCTGGACCACCGGATGCCCGGGCTCAGCGGGGATGCGATCCTCGAAAGGTTGAAGGGGATGAACCCGAAGGTGCGGGTTATCATGATTACGGCCTTCGGCGACATCGATACGGCCGTCTCGGTCATGAAGCTGGGGGCCTCCGATTTTCTCGAAAAGCCCGTGGACCTCTCCGTCCTTCTGAAGATGATTCAGCAGATCGAGCAAGCGGTCAACGTCGAAGAGGACGTTGCGCAGGTGAAGGAAGCCCTGGCCGACGGACCGCTCCCGCTGAACATCATCGGAGAAAGCCGGGCCATCAAGGATGTGCTCTCCCTCGCAAGGCGCATGGCAGGAAGCCCCTGGCCCATCCTGGTATGCGGGGAGACCGGAACCGGAAAACAGCTGGCTGCCCAACTGATCCACCTCCTGAGCCACAGGGGCGACGGACCCTTTGTGGTCGTCAATTGCGCGGCCATCCCGGAGACCCTTTTCGAAAGCGAACTCTTCGGGCACTTGAAAGGAGCCTTCACCGGGGCCTCTCACACCCGCAGGGGACGATTCGAACTGGCCGACGGGGGCACGCTCATGTTGGACGAGATCGGCGAGATCCCCATCTCCCTTCAACCCAAACTGCTCCGGGCCATCCAGGAGGGGCGAATCAACCCGGTGGGGAGCGAAGAGGAACGGGACGTAAACGTGCGCCTCATATCCGCCACGAACCGGAATCTGAGGAAGATGGTGGACGACGGAAGCTTCAGGGAGGACCTCTTTTACCGCATCCGCGTCCTCGAGATCGAGATCCCGCCCCTGCGGCATCGACGGGAAGACATCCCTCCCCTCCTGGAATTCTTCCTCAAACGCTATGGCTCCCCTTCCCTGCGTTTATCCCCGGAAGCCGAGGACACGCTCATCAAATACCCTTTTCCCGGCAACGTACGGGAGTTGGAACACGTCGTACAGCGGACGGTCACCCTGGCGCGGAGCCCTGTCATCACTCCTGCGGATCTCCCCGATGAAATCCGTCATTTCCAGGCCACGACCCAGGGAACCCTCGAAGAACGATTGGAGGCGGTGGAACGGGAAATGATCCTTTCGGCCCTGGAAAAAAACGGCTGGGTCCAGACCAGGGCGGCGGACCAGCTGGGCATCAGCGAGCGGGTGCTCAGATACAAGATGCACAAGGCGGAAATCCGAAAACCCGGCTCCTAA
- a CDS encoding phosphotransferase family protein, whose amino-acid sequence MRIHYIGHLPPDDPLDGFLRFDIAPRLDIQETPSGFRVSRFAFSRDVYLYEAVENSFRVVGKFFPPGRRLPHGAANPPTETEFHNLALLHQLGLNRWPFRVARPLGYNPWLDHVLIVEHFDGQLLDEVIDRAIRHHHPDRLFQKLSALAAFLAALHNRTAGDRSVDFREPCEYAGRLIESLVQKRGMPRSEADEIYRLREGWWNRSCMWEDRRVIVHGDVTPSNFAFGPGQEVMVFDLERMTWADRVFDLGRLTGELKHFFLRGTGDPSAAEPFIGHFLWEYCGHFPDQQDAFRAITRRIPFYLGITLLRIARNSWIDHAHRRLLLHAAKENLRAMT is encoded by the coding sequence ATGCGCATCCACTATATCGGGCACTTGCCGCCAGATGATCCGCTGGATGGATTTCTGCGTTTCGACATCGCCCCCCGACTCGACATTCAAGAAACCCCTTCCGGGTTCCGTGTTTCCCGGTTCGCCTTTTCGAGAGACGTGTACTTGTACGAGGCTGTTGAGAACTCCTTTCGGGTGGTGGGCAAATTCTTTCCCCCCGGCCGCCGCTTGCCCCATGGGGCAGCAAACCCTCCGACGGAAACGGAATTCCACAACCTGGCCCTCCTGCACCAGCTGGGCCTGAACCGTTGGCCGTTCCGGGTGGCCCGTCCGCTGGGATACAACCCCTGGCTCGATCATGTCCTGATCGTGGAGCATTTCGACGGGCAGCTGCTGGACGAGGTGATCGATCGGGCGATTCGGCATCACCACCCCGACCGGCTTTTCCAGAAGCTCTCGGCGCTGGCGGCGTTTCTCGCCGCCTTGCACAACCGCACCGCCGGCGATCGGAGCGTCGACTTCCGGGAGCCTTGTGAATACGCAGGCCGCCTGATCGAGTCTCTGGTCCAGAAAAGAGGGATGCCCCGGAGTGAAGCCGACGAGATCTACCGGCTGCGGGAAGGGTGGTGGAACCGAAGCTGTATGTGGGAAGACCGCCGGGTAATCGTACACGGCGATGTCACGCCCTCCAACTTCGCCTTCGGCCCAGGCCAGGAGGTCATGGTCTTCGATCTGGAGCGGATGACCTGGGCGGACCGCGTCTTCGACCTGGGCCGGCTGACCGGAGAGTTGAAACACTTCTTCCTGCGGGGAACAGGAGACCCCTCGGCCGCCGAACCCTTCATCGGGCACTTCCTGTGGGAATACTGCGGCCATTTTCCGGACCAACAGGACGCCTTCCGCGCCATCACGCGCCGCATCCCGTTCTATCTCGGCATCACCCTCCTGAGGATCGCCCGCAATTCCTGGATCGATCACGCCCACCGCCGCCTCCTGCTGCATGCAGCCAAAGAAAACCTGAGGGCCATGACATGA
- a CDS encoding SagB/ThcOx family dehydrogenase, which yields MIDSGRQYHHRTSYERGRLDGHFLDWANQPDVYKGYPGEVGLVDLPREVRRPEGRLSDVLKRTPGEIPPLTLELLSSVLGTAYTLTARTRHSDGEFFFRSVPSAGALYPFELYLAAGSVEGLEDGLYHFSIARHGLSRLRRIGPVKEDASPHLVFFMTAIFFRSAWKYRDRAYRYYLMDTGHLLENLVLTLRAFGLPCRLSYDFEDESANAFLGVDPKREVCLAFLQVADPSAEPFRLPDHSEALPEAMQAASRVSPGEIDYPLPAEMHACSAHAAHTPVGVPAAAVSLGPAPDEWRPLPNADHWPERLDFAEAVARRRSLRNFVPKTLGRDSFAALLSVLCLEGPSGGVERMRDHCVCPGVLAGNVEGVDPGFYLVDPAAASWGAAARGALIEPMMRVCLDQEWLSHCALQVVMIANLDLLEEAWGPRGYRYAMLTAGRLGERVYLAATALGLGCCGIGAFYDGEAAALLGLNQPSRMLYLLGVGPVKKLPHDS from the coding sequence ATGATCGACTCAGGCAGACAATACCACCATCGCACGAGCTACGAGCGGGGCAGGCTGGACGGGCACTTTCTGGATTGGGCCAACCAGCCCGATGTGTACAAAGGATACCCCGGGGAGGTGGGATTGGTGGATCTGCCCCGGGAGGTGCGCAGGCCGGAGGGGCGGCTCTCCGATGTCCTGAAGAGAACCCCGGGGGAAATACCCCCGCTGACGCTGGAGCTGTTGAGCAGTGTGCTCGGGACGGCGTACACGCTGACGGCGAGGACGCGCCACTCCGATGGGGAGTTCTTCTTCAGGAGCGTCCCATCGGCAGGCGCCCTTTATCCCTTCGAACTTTATCTGGCCGCCGGGTCGGTGGAGGGGCTGGAGGACGGCCTCTATCATTTTTCCATCGCCAGACACGGCCTGTCAAGGCTGCGCCGCATCGGCCCGGTAAAGGAAGACGCCTCGCCGCACTTGGTCTTTTTCATGACGGCCATTTTCTTTCGGAGCGCCTGGAAATACCGGGACCGGGCCTACCGATACTACTTGATGGACACGGGGCATTTGCTGGAGAACCTGGTCTTGACCCTCAGGGCTTTCGGTCTGCCCTGCCGGCTGAGCTATGATTTCGAGGACGAGAGCGCCAACGCCTTCCTGGGGGTCGATCCGAAGCGGGAGGTGTGCCTGGCTTTTCTGCAGGTGGCCGATCCGTCAGCGGAGCCATTCCGCCTCCCGGATCATTCGGAGGCCCTTCCTGAAGCTATGCAGGCCGCCAGCCGCGTTTCCCCGGGAGAGATCGATTATCCTCTGCCCGCGGAGATGCATGCCTGCAGCGCCCACGCCGCGCACACTCCTGTTGGCGTGCCTGCTGCGGCTGTGAGCCTGGGGCCTGCGCCCGACGAGTGGCGCCCCCTGCCCAATGCCGACCACTGGCCCGAGAGGCTGGATTTCGCCGAGGCAGTGGCGAGGCGGAGGTCCCTCCGCAATTTTGTGCCCAAGACGCTGGGACGGGATTCATTCGCAGCCCTGCTGTCGGTGCTTTGCCTGGAAGGTCCGTCGGGGGGCGTGGAGCGGATGCGGGACCACTGCGTTTGCCCGGGGGTCTTGGCCGGAAACGTTGAAGGGGTGGACCCGGGCTTCTACCTGGTGGACCCTGCCGCCGCCTCCTGGGGGGCGGCCGCCCGCGGCGCCCTGATCGAGCCCATGATGCGGGTGTGCCTGGATCAGGAGTGGCTTTCGCACTGCGCCCTGCAGGTGGTCATGATCGCCAACCTGGATCTCCTCGAAGAGGCCTGGGGGCCGCGCGGGTACCGCTACGCCATGCTCACGGCGGGGCGGCTCGGAGAGAGGGTGTATCTGGCGGCGACGGCCCTGGGGTTGGGCTGCTGCGGCATCGGTGCTTTTTACGACGGCGAGGCGGCTGCACTGCTGGGGTTGAACCAGCCGTCCAGGATGCTCTACCTGCTGGGTGTGGGTCCGGTGAAAAAATTACCCCACGATTCCTGA
- a CDS encoding MBL fold metallo-hydrolase has protein sequence MSIIADLIKRRISRRTFIKATGFAAAASVLPGAARTAVGGAPGGIIIPPRLLDYNTRLVLLGTTGGVSWWPGTNRASTSSALVVGDAVYVIDLGQGTTNRLAQAFNWGKWIDTPGGKIEDGSSIFLQAVKALFLTHLHQDHTADYPNLLLIGPGAGLGSYTDPVTNERSRVPLKVFGPCNRGKLEEDKSEYLQRNGTIIPTTTYEPYSSTQTPGTREMTELIWQAYAQTINDMTLDNGYPDFTALIDVKEIGPYDNDILVPMPEGWSDPNVDPCPHITPFVVYSDDKVEVKATLVNHHQVFPAFAFRFDTNDGSVVISGDTGRDTSWNLQELAAGADILVHEVIDPAWIEQKFGPKPEAPMDALKEHMYASHTTIADAGVVARECGVRTLVLNHIVPGNTPRTHLMQAKRRFYGKLIIGEDLMQIGVGSKHSF, from the coding sequence ATGTCTATCATTGCAGATCTGATCAAACGGAGGATCTCTCGCAGGACATTCATCAAGGCGACAGGATTTGCCGCCGCAGCCTCGGTTTTGCCAGGGGCGGCACGAACGGCTGTGGGAGGCGCGCCCGGGGGTATCATCATCCCCCCTAGGCTCCTGGATTATAACACCCGTCTCGTGCTTCTGGGTACAACCGGCGGTGTTTCGTGGTGGCCCGGAACGAACCGGGCGAGCACCTCGTCGGCCCTGGTGGTTGGAGATGCCGTTTATGTCATCGATTTGGGGCAGGGAACGACCAACCGTCTTGCACAAGCGTTCAACTGGGGCAAATGGATCGACACACCGGGTGGGAAGATAGAGGACGGCTCCTCCATTTTTCTTCAGGCAGTGAAAGCCCTCTTTCTAACGCACCTTCACCAGGATCACACCGCCGACTACCCCAATCTGCTGCTGATCGGGCCCGGGGCAGGACTTGGCTCCTACACAGACCCCGTGACGAACGAGAGAAGCAGGGTCCCCCTGAAGGTGTTCGGCCCCTGCAACCGGGGCAAGTTGGAAGAGGACAAGAGCGAATATCTGCAACGAAACGGAACGATTATTCCCACGACAACGTACGAGCCCTACTCGAGCACGCAGACGCCCGGCACTCGGGAGATGACCGAACTCATCTGGCAGGCCTACGCCCAGACCATCAATGATATGACGCTTGACAACGGATACCCCGATTTCACGGCTCTTATCGATGTCAAGGAGATCGGGCCCTACGACAACGACATCCTGGTGCCGATGCCGGAGGGATGGTCGGATCCGAATGTCGACCCCTGCCCGCATATCACGCCCTTCGTCGTCTACAGCGATGACAAGGTCGAAGTCAAAGCGACCCTGGTCAATCATCATCAGGTATTTCCGGCCTTCGCCTTTCGATTCGACACGAATGACGGGTCCGTTGTCATCTCAGGTGACACCGGGCGGGATACCAGTTGGAATTTGCAGGAGTTGGCAGCCGGCGCGGACATCCTCGTGCATGAAGTCATCGATCCTGCCTGGATCGAGCAGAAGTTCGGCCCGAAACCCGAGGCGCCTATGGATGCGTTGAAAGAGCACATGTATGCTTCGCACACGACGATTGCCGATGCTGGAGTCGTCGCCAGGGAGTGCGGGGTCAGGACGCTGGTCCTCAACCATATCGTACCGGGGAATACGCCGAGGACGCACCTGATGCAGGCCAAACGCCGCTTTTATGGAAAGCTGATCATCGGCGAGGATCTGATGCAGATCGGCGTCGGCAGCAAACACTCGTTTTAG
- a CDS encoding carboxymuconolactone decarboxylase family protein — protein MAYLDLPPISELEESVRTQLEAVQEKTGEVGEVARILSIRPDIYHATTQLFKALLVSPTELSKPIKESIAILVSNLNACTMCVGEHERIARMLGMTEKQVGDVLAGIEHMDIPENEKALMEFCVKCAGKENYKLTQKDIDLLRDAGYSDSQILEATAVTAYFNYINTISNSLGAGK, from the coding sequence ATGGCATACCTTGATCTTCCGCCGATCAGCGAACTCGAGGAATCGGTGAGAACGCAGTTGGAGGCCGTCCAAGAGAAGACAGGTGAGGTGGGCGAGGTTGCAAGAATCCTCTCCATCCGCCCGGACATCTATCACGCGACAACCCAGTTGTTCAAGGCTCTGTTGGTCAGTCCAACCGAATTGAGCAAACCCATCAAGGAGAGCATTGCGATTCTCGTCTCCAACCTCAACGCTTGTACCATGTGTGTCGGGGAGCATGAACGGATCGCTCGAATGCTGGGCATGACGGAGAAGCAGGTCGGGGATGTCCTGGCCGGGATCGAACATATGGACATCCCTGAGAACGAGAAGGCCTTGATGGAATTTTGCGTGAAATGCGCCGGCAAGGAAAACTACAAGTTGACGCAAAAGGATATCGACCTTCTCAGGGATGCCGGCTATTCGGACTCACAGATCCTGGAGGCCACCGCCGTAACAGCCTACTTCAATTACATCAACACCATATCGAACAGCCTGGGGGCCGGGAAATAG
- a CDS encoding HAD family hydrolase — MKIKGILFDINGTLIDILTDEGLDEIYRAISHFLTYQGIYLHRDEIRSQYSRIMDEQLKASKEKHPEFDALALWREFLDRNTDPARTPRPAASEDMPRILACLYRAISRQRLELYPDVKSVLEELEPRFPLAVVSDGQSVWAMPEMRTVGIDRYFSPIVISSDKGFRKPDPRLYRAALKRIGARPKEVLFVGNDMYRDVYGAAQMGMKTVFFASNQGRRHMDGVEPDYIIYRFAELKEAIRFFERR, encoded by the coding sequence ATGAAGATCAAGGGCATCTTATTCGACATCAACGGGACGCTCATCGACATCCTCACGGATGAAGGCCTGGATGAAATCTACCGCGCGATCAGCCATTTCCTGACCTACCAGGGCATCTACCTCCATCGGGACGAGATCCGCAGCCAATACTCCCGGATCATGGATGAACAGCTGAAGGCCAGCAAAGAGAAGCATCCCGAATTCGACGCCCTCGCCCTGTGGAGGGAGTTCCTGGACCGCAACACGGACCCCGCCCGAACCCCCCGCCCGGCCGCGTCCGAGGACATGCCCCGGATTCTGGCGTGCCTGTACCGCGCCATTTCCCGCCAGCGTCTGGAACTCTACCCGGATGTGAAGTCCGTGCTCGAGGAACTCGAGCCGCGCTTCCCCCTGGCCGTGGTGTCGGACGGCCAGAGCGTCTGGGCCATGCCCGAAATGCGCACGGTGGGCATCGACCGCTACTTCTCGCCGATAGTCATCTCGAGCGACAAGGGATTCCGAAAACCGGACCCGAGGCTCTATCGAGCCGCGCTGAAAAGGATCGGGGCGCGGCCGAAAGAAGTGCTCTTCGTGGGAAACGACATGTACCGTGACGTGTACGGGGCCGCCCAAATGGGCATGAAGACCGTGTTTTTCGCCTCCAATCAGGGGCGGCGGCACATGGACGGGGTCGAACCGGATTACATCATTTACCGCTTCGCCGAACTGAAAGAGGCGATCCGGTTTTTCGAGCGGCGGTAG